A DNA window from Paenibacillus sp. HWE-109 contains the following coding sequences:
- a CDS encoding ferredoxin, translating into MAKYTFVDKDTCIACGACGATAPDIYDYDDEGLAEVIFDGDGNKGVTEIPEDLFDDLQDAQDGCPTDSIKVADAPFS; encoded by the coding sequence ATGGCAAAGTATACATTTGTTGATAAAGATACTTGCATCGCTTGCGGCGCATGCGGAGCTACAGCTCCAGACATCTATGATTATGATGATGAAGGTTTGGCAGAAGTGATTTTTGACGGAGACGGAAACAAAGGGGTAACTGAAATCCCTGAAGATCTATTTGATGACCTACAAGATGCACAAGATGGCTGTCCGACGGATTCCATTAAAGTTGCGGATGCACCTTTTAGCTAA
- the mobB gene encoding molybdopterin-guanine dinucleotide biosynthesis protein B, whose protein sequence is MAHCIGFAGYSNSGKTTLIAKLVIEMKQRGYRIAVMKHDAHGHYKEAAGADSSIYVGSGADAVITLSPNMIHTYEKRGNVSLEEQLTAYSHMDFIFVEGFKKEKHPKIALFRTIEQREIVHHLEPSPIAIVTDLEDAESYYPHIPSINLNEVGRIANFIEHYFGGNLF, encoded by the coding sequence ATGGCGCATTGCATCGGCTTCGCTGGTTATTCGAATAGCGGGAAAACAACGTTGATTGCTAAATTGGTGATTGAAATGAAGCAGCGCGGCTATCGAATTGCTGTAATGAAACATGATGCTCATGGACATTATAAAGAAGCCGCGGGAGCGGATTCGTCGATCTATGTTGGCTCGGGAGCTGATGCCGTGATTACGCTATCCCCGAACATGATTCACACGTATGAGAAAAGGGGTAATGTAAGTTTAGAGGAGCAGTTAACGGCTTACTCGCACATGGATTTTATTTTTGTAGAAGGTTTTAAAAAGGAAAAGCATCCAAAGATTGCTTTATTTCGTACAATAGAACAAAGAGAAATCGTTCATCATCTTGAGCCTAGTCCTATTGCTATTGTGACGGATTTGGAAGACGCTGAGAGCTATTATCCGCATATCCCTTCTATAAATTTAAATGAAGTGGGACGTATTGCGAATTTTATCGAACATTATTTTGGCGGGAATCTATTTTAA
- a CDS encoding DNA polymerase IV, whose amino-acid sequence MVTVGHHYPKQGRVILHIDMNAFYCSVHEAVEPELYKGKPIAVAGSVELRKGIIVTSSYTARGMGIKTGMQVRQALKICPDLILIRPDFELYRDFSRRFMQIAYSYSPMVESMSIDECFVDITGSKQFGTPMDIANSIQNRIMKELKLPCSIGVAPNKLLAKMGSDMKKPNGISVLRIRDVPYVLWDKPCNYLYGIGKKTADKLEKLGILTLGQLASADELLLTKQFGVLGAHLKRSANGIDPSLVNPEQEQSKSIGHTTTLPRDYTDRIEIHRVFLNLADQVARRLRKQELMALTIQITIRDPDMRTITRSVTLPTATEHMDDIYKTACELYDHQWDDGKPVRLLGITLQNLTMKEETFIQLDLFDYEKQPRREHLNKIMDGLRDKFGESAILTAGMMSDDPSAFIRNHKARGTSLQMDHLKKNPLHKEEEK is encoded by the coding sequence ATGGTGACAGTGGGGCATCATTATCCCAAACAAGGTAGAGTCATTTTGCATATTGATATGAATGCGTTCTATTGTTCTGTCCATGAGGCCGTTGAGCCTGAATTGTATAAAGGCAAACCCATTGCTGTTGCTGGAAGTGTTGAACTTCGCAAAGGAATAATTGTTACTTCATCTTATACAGCGCGAGGAATGGGGATCAAAACGGGTATGCAGGTTAGGCAAGCTCTGAAAATATGCCCGGATTTGATATTGATTCGACCTGACTTTGAATTGTATCGCGATTTCTCCCGACGATTCATGCAGATAGCTTATAGTTATTCGCCTATGGTGGAATCCATGTCCATTGATGAATGTTTTGTGGATATAACGGGTTCCAAACAGTTTGGAACGCCTATGGATATCGCAAACAGCATTCAGAACCGAATTATGAAGGAATTGAAGCTGCCCTGCTCGATCGGAGTTGCGCCGAATAAGCTGCTTGCCAAGATGGGCTCTGATATGAAGAAGCCGAATGGGATTTCTGTGCTTCGCATTCGTGATGTGCCGTATGTATTATGGGATAAACCTTGCAATTATTTGTACGGCATAGGTAAAAAGACCGCTGATAAATTGGAGAAACTCGGTATTCTTACTTTAGGCCAATTAGCGTCTGCGGATGAGTTGTTATTGACGAAGCAATTCGGAGTTCTCGGTGCTCATCTGAAACGATCAGCGAATGGCATTGATCCATCTCTTGTAAATCCGGAGCAAGAACAAAGCAAATCGATTGGCCACACCACGACGCTGCCGCGAGACTACACAGACCGCATAGAAATTCATCGTGTTTTCCTCAATCTGGCTGATCAAGTAGCGAGAAGGCTGCGCAAACAGGAGTTGATGGCCTTGACGATCCAGATTACGATTCGCGATCCTGACATGAGGACGATCACGCGTTCTGTCACACTCCCGACGGCAACGGAGCATATGGATGATATTTATAAAACAGCGTGTGAGTTGTATGATCACCAGTGGGATGACGGCAAACCAGTACGATTGTTGGGCATTACCTTGCAGAATTTAACGATGAAGGAAGAAACCTTCATTCAATTGGATTTGTTTGATTATGAGAAGCAGCCGCGGCGAGAGCATTTGAACAAAATTATGGACGGGCTGCGTGATAAATTTGGGGAAAGCGCGATTCTGACCGCAGGGATGATGAGTGATGATCCGTCCGCTTTTATACGAAATCATAAGGCCAGGGGCACTTCCTTGCAGATGGATCATTTGAAAAAAAATCCGCTCCATAAGGAAGAGGAGAAGTGA